A genomic stretch from bacterium includes:
- a CDS encoding DJ-1/PfpI family protein yields MVIIVLSFFLALSNPIIDPLSDIDSTLKPLSGKKVLFVISHRNFRDEELKISKNMFEKLGATSTIASSDTTIAKGMLEMKIKPDILLDSINPLNFDALVFIGGGGARDYWDNKYLHSIINLAFNKKKVIGAICFAPIILARAGTLANTRATVWEDKETKNIFKEERVILTSKDVETSGNIVTANSPEVSKPFAEAIVRLLLKRNLSQEHEIIDTESNEGKL; encoded by the coding sequence ATGGTTATAATTGTATTGAGCTTTTTCTTGGCTCTGTCTAACCCAATAATTGACCCCTTATCTGATATAGATTCTACGCTTAAGCCATTAAGTGGTAAGAAGGTACTTTTTGTGATTTCTCATAGAAATTTTAGAGACGAAGAACTTAAAATCTCTAAAAATATGTTTGAAAAATTAGGCGCTACGTCCACAATTGCTTCTTCAGACACGACTATAGCGAAAGGCATGCTGGAGATGAAAATTAAACCGGACATTCTTCTGGATTCTATAAACCCTCTTAATTTTGATGCTCTTGTATTTATTGGAGGTGGAGGCGCAAGAGACTACTGGGATAATAAATATCTGCATAGCATAATAAACCTTGCATTTAATAAGAAAAAGGTAATAGGTGCCATTTGTTTTGCTCCCATAATCCTTGCCCGTGCCGGAACGTTGGCAAACACTAGAGCTACAGTTTGGGAAGACAAGGAAACCAAAAACATTTTCAAAGAAGAACGAGTCATACTTACGAGTAAAGATGTCGAAACAAGCGGAAACATTGTAACGGCAAACAGTCCGGAAGTTTCAAAACCTTTCGCAGAAGCAATAGTTCGGCTGCTGTTAAAAAGGAACTTATCTCAAGAACATGAAATTATTGATACAGAGAGTAACGAAGGCAAGTTGTGA
- the dtd gene encoding D-aminoacyl-tRNA deacylase, which yields MKLLIQRVTKASCEVNGKIISHIGKGILVFLGIEKDDDVDICKKLGNKCLNLRIFDDHQGKLNLSVIDIKGEVLVISQFTLCADCKKGLRPAFDNAEKGENALELYKAFIKNIKEMGINVKEGVFGASMAISLLNDGPVTFMLSD from the coding sequence ATGAAATTATTGATACAGAGAGTAACGAAGGCAAGTTGTGAAGTAAATGGAAAAATCATTTCTCACATAGGAAAAGGAATCTTGGTATTTCTGGGAATAGAAAAAGATGATGATGTAGACATTTGTAAAAAACTTGGGAATAAGTGTTTAAATCTAAGAATATTTGATGATCATCAAGGGAAGTTAAATCTTTCAGTAATTGATATAAAAGGCGAAGTTCTTGTGATCTCACAGTTTACATTATGTGCCGATTGCAAAAAAGGATTAAGACCTGCTTTTGATAATGCCGAAAAAGGGGAAAATGCTCTGGAGCTTTATAAAGCATTTATAAAAAATATAAAAGAAATGGGTATAAACGTAAAAGAAGGAGTATTTGGCGCAAGTATGGCGATTTCGCTTTTGAACGATGGCCCTGTAACTTTTATGCTTTCAGATTAA
- a CDS encoding HU family DNA-binding protein produces the protein MTKTKKDLISRISKVTGINRNEVGVVVNSFLCEISECIMSGNKVELRKFGIFYAKHRGPKQARNPKTGVAVKVPERTVPVFKASKFLFKKRSK, from the coding sequence ATGACTAAAACTAAAAAAGATTTAATTTCTCGAATCTCTAAAGTTACAGGAATTAATAGAAATGAGGTTGGGGTTGTTGTAAATTCTTTTTTGTGTGAAATATCGGAATGTATTATGTCTGGGAATAAGGTAGAGTTAAGAAAATTTGGGATATTCTATGCTAAACATAGAGGCCCGAAGCAAGCAAGAAATCCAAAGACAGGTGTGGCAGTGAAAGTACCGGAAAGGACCGTGCCTGTATTTAAAGCGAGCAAGTTTTTATTTAAAAAAAGGAGTAAATAA